One genomic window of Gossypium hirsutum isolate 1008001.06 chromosome D11, Gossypium_hirsutum_v2.1, whole genome shotgun sequence includes the following:
- the LOC121202930 gene encoding AUGMIN subunit 1 isoform X1, whose product MPPGKKSLISNTLREALLICTIWLPSRRQRLKLPTLLPTIFARKPPNTVLKALLNRVGYTPEINHGVLVEMAEHRKDLEKKTKPILDTLRSYQDLPPDKALAALAIEDKKRQYTAAEKYLEDVLQSALATSD is encoded by the exons ATGCCGCCGGGAAAGAAGTCCCTGATTTCGAATACACTCCGCGAAGCATTGCTCATTTGTACAATCTGGCTACCGTCTCGCAGGCAAAGACTCAAGCTGCCAACATTGTTGCCAACGATTTTCGCCAGAAAGCCGCCGAATACCGTTCTCAAG GCATTACTGAATCGTGTGGGCTACACACCTGAAATTAATCATGGGGTGTTGGTTGAAATGGCCGAACACAGGAAGGACTTAGAGAAGAAGACCAAACCCATCTTAGATACTTTGAGGAGCTACCAGGACCTACCTCCG GATAAAGCTTTAGCTGCCTTAGCAATTGAGGACAAGAAAAGGCAGTATACTGCTGCTGAAAAATACCTGGAAGATGTGTTGCAATCAGCCCTTGCTACGTCAGATTGA
- the LOC121202930 gene encoding AUGMIN subunit 1 isoform X2: MAEHRKDLEKKTKPILDTLRSYQDLPPDKALAALAIEDKKRQYTAAEKYLEDVLQSALATSD; this comes from the exons ATGGCCGAACACAGGAAGGACTTAGAGAAGAAGACCAAACCCATCTTAGATACTTTGAGGAGCTACCAGGACCTACCTCCG GATAAAGCTTTAGCTGCCTTAGCAATTGAGGACAAGAAAAGGCAGTATACTGCTGCTGAAAAATACCTGGAAGATGTGTTGCAATCAGCCCTTGCTACGTCAGATTGA
- the LOC107929728 gene encoding disease resistance protein RPV1 isoform X2: protein MSETFTLSADAFLKMKRLRLLKILCRTNCYDLTYLSNELRLLDWMGCPLRSLPSSFKPESLVILLLPYSKIEQLWKENIPLYKLKVLNLKGSENLIKAPDFTTIPNLEILVLEGCTRLVYVHPSVGVLTRLKLLDLRGCKNLRSFPTKIGMEPLEKLILSGCSKLQSFPEIDGKMECLLELCLDGTNIKELPSSIGNLRRLELLNLKDCKSLRSLPIKIGMESLEKLILSGCSNLKSFPEIDGKMECLLELYLDGTGIKELPISIGNLSSLVLLNLKDCRNLADLPGSIVGCKSLKSLNISGCFKVEYLPENMQQIEFLEELDLSETSMTKPPPFIFQFKNLKVLSFNGCKVSSSKLQKKLPSLLKVIQRGRTNTMALTLPSLLGLSSLTRLNLRDCNLCEGDIPGDISRLSSLKVLDLGGNNFISIPSCLTQFSKLEFLRLSDCRALKSLPDLLTSIESVRINGCASLEIVANPSEVCNSSNRSNIIGVNCFRLTENIDALTFLKKHLKVFGRTRAKFDIILPGSEIPEWFSQQRGDSPIKIDLPLEVRNDSQWMGVAFCCIFVSNDASRDEYLMCRAVINGRYSRQANCSQSNFQGRDSRQVDWSCWIVDNGLEQPVTKDHILVRYYSRYKLYPISLEDKCGERETNNSGKQVA, encoded by the exons ATGAGCGAGACTTTCACTTTGAGTGCGGATGCCTTCTTGAAGATGAAAAGATTAAGACTACTCAAAATCCTTTGTCGGACAAATTGTTATGATCTGACATATCTTTCTAATGAGTTACGACTTTTAGATTGGATGGGATGTCCTTTACGATCATTACCTTCAAGTTTCAAACCGGAAAGCCTTGTTATACTTCTCCTACCTTATAGCAAGATTGAACAACTATGGAAGGAAAACATA CCCCTGTATAAGTTGAAAGTGCTCAACCTCAAAGGGTCTGAAAACCTGATCAAGGCACCAGACTTCACAACTATCCCAAatcttgaaattttggttttggaaGGATGTACTAGATTAGTATATGTTCATCCATCTGTTGGAGTTCTTACAAGGCTTAAGCTTTTGGATTTAAGAGGCTGCAAAAATCTGAGGAGTTTTCCAACCAAAATTGGTATGGAACCTCTTGAAAAGTTAATTCTTTCAGGTTGCTCAAAACTTCAAAGCTTTCCAGAGATTGATGGGAAAATGGAATGTTTGTTGGAGCTTTGTCTTGATGGGACAAACATTAAAGAGCTACCTTCTTCGATCGGAAATCTCAGAAGACTTGAACTATTGAATTTAAAAGACTGCAAAAGTCTTAGGAGTCTTCCAATCAAAATTGGAATGGAATCTCTTGAAAAGTTAATTCTTTCAGGTTGCTCCAATCTTAAAAGCTTTCCAGAGATTGATGGCAAAATGGAATGCCTGCTAGAGCTTTATTTAGATGGGACGGGCATTAAAGAGCTACCTATTTCAATCGGAAATCTGAGCAGTCttgttttgttaaatttgaaaGATTGCAGGAACCTTGCGGATCTCCCAGGGAGCATAGTTGGGTGTAAAAGTTTAAAATCTCTTAATATTTCTGGTTGTTTTAAAGTTGAATATTTGCCAGAGAATATGCAGCAAATAGAATTCTTGGAGGAGCTTGACTTAAGTGAAACATCCATGACAAAACCACCACccttcatttttcaatttaaaaatcttaaagttCTATCTTTTAATGGGTGCAAGGTATCTTCTTCCAAGTTGCAAAAAAAACTTCCTTCTCTGTTAAAGGTAATCCAAAGAGGAAGGACAAATACTATGGCTCTGACGTTGCCTTCGTTGTTAGGTTTGAGTTCATTAACAAGGCTGAATCTAAGGGACTGCAATCTTTGTGAAGGAGATATTCCTGGTGATATTTCTCGCCTATCCTCTTTGAAAGTACTTGATCTTGGTGGTAACAATTTCATCAGCATACCTTCGTGTCTTACTCAATTTTCCAAGCTTGAATTTCTTAGATTGTCAGATTGCAGGGCGCTTAAATCGTTGCCTGATCTTTTAACAAGTATAGAATCTGTAAGAATAAATGGTTGTGCTTCTCTGGAAATAGTTGCAAATCCATCAGAAGTTTGCAATTCAAGTAATCGGTCAAATATAATAGGTGTTAATTGCTTCAGATTGACTGAGAACATCGATGCCTTAACGTTTCTGAAAAAACATCTAAAG GTATTTGGAAGAACAAGAGCAAAGTTTGACATTATTCTACCTGGAAGTGAAATCCCAGAATGGTTTAGTCAACAAAGAGGTGACTCTCCGATTAAGATAGATTTGCCTCTGGAAGTTCGGAATGATAGTCAATGGATGGGAGTTGCTTTCTGCTGCATTTTTGTCAGTAATGATGCTTCAAGGGATGAGTATCTCATGTGTAGAGCTGTTATCAACGGTAGATATTCTAGACAAGCCAATTGCAGTCAATCTAATTTCCAGGGTAGAGATTCTCGACAAGTCGATTGGAGTTGCTGGATTGTAGATAATGGTTTAGAACAGCCCGTAACGAAGGACCACATTTTAGTTCGTTATTACTCTCGTTACAAGTTGTATCCAATTTCCTTGGAAGACAAATGTGGTGAACGCGAAACCAATAATTCTGGAAAACAGGTTGCTTAG
- the LOC107929728 gene encoding disease resistance protein RPV1 isoform X1, with amino-acid sequence MKVLDGCEFFPNIGIDVLIKRSLLTINKYNKLRMHDLLQEMGRKIVREKSIDEPGKRCRLWMERDVYHVLTTKTATKMIEGITIDNKREMSETFTLSADAFLKMKRLRLLKILCRTNCYDLTYLSNELRLLDWMGCPLRSLPSSFKPESLVILLLPYSKIEQLWKENIPLYKLKVLNLKGSENLIKAPDFTTIPNLEILVLEGCTRLVYVHPSVGVLTRLKLLDLRGCKNLRSFPTKIGMEPLEKLILSGCSKLQSFPEIDGKMECLLELCLDGTNIKELPSSIGNLRRLELLNLKDCKSLRSLPIKIGMESLEKLILSGCSNLKSFPEIDGKMECLLELYLDGTGIKELPISIGNLSSLVLLNLKDCRNLADLPGSIVGCKSLKSLNISGCFKVEYLPENMQQIEFLEELDLSETSMTKPPPFIFQFKNLKVLSFNGCKVSSSKLQKKLPSLLKVIQRGRTNTMALTLPSLLGLSSLTRLNLRDCNLCEGDIPGDISRLSSLKVLDLGGNNFISIPSCLTQFSKLEFLRLSDCRALKSLPDLLTSIESVRINGCASLEIVANPSEVCNSSNRSNIIGVNCFRLTENIDALTFLKKHLKVFGRTRAKFDIILPGSEIPEWFSQQRGDSPIKIDLPLEVRNDSQWMGVAFCCIFVSNDASRDEYLMCRAVINGRYSRQANCSQSNFQGRDSRQVDWSCWIVDNGLEQPVTKDHILVRYYSRYKLYPISLEDKCGERETNNSGKQVA; translated from the exons ATGAAAGTACTGGATGGTTGTGAGTTTTTTCCAAATATTGGAATCGATGTTCTCATTAAAAGATCTctactaacaattaataaatacaacaaattgCGGATGCATGACTTGCTACAAGAAATGGGAAGAAAAATTGTTAGGGAAAAATCTATTGATGAACCGGGAAAACGTTGTAGATTGTGGATGGAAAGAGATGTTTATCATGTGCTAACAACAAAAACT gctacAAAAATGATTGAAGGCATAACCATCGACAATAAAAG GGAAATGAGCGAGACTTTCACTTTGAGTGCGGATGCCTTCTTGAAGATGAAAAGATTAAGACTACTCAAAATCCTTTGTCGGACAAATTGTTATGATCTGACATATCTTTCTAATGAGTTACGACTTTTAGATTGGATGGGATGTCCTTTACGATCATTACCTTCAAGTTTCAAACCGGAAAGCCTTGTTATACTTCTCCTACCTTATAGCAAGATTGAACAACTATGGAAGGAAAACATA CCCCTGTATAAGTTGAAAGTGCTCAACCTCAAAGGGTCTGAAAACCTGATCAAGGCACCAGACTTCACAACTATCCCAAatcttgaaattttggttttggaaGGATGTACTAGATTAGTATATGTTCATCCATCTGTTGGAGTTCTTACAAGGCTTAAGCTTTTGGATTTAAGAGGCTGCAAAAATCTGAGGAGTTTTCCAACCAAAATTGGTATGGAACCTCTTGAAAAGTTAATTCTTTCAGGTTGCTCAAAACTTCAAAGCTTTCCAGAGATTGATGGGAAAATGGAATGTTTGTTGGAGCTTTGTCTTGATGGGACAAACATTAAAGAGCTACCTTCTTCGATCGGAAATCTCAGAAGACTTGAACTATTGAATTTAAAAGACTGCAAAAGTCTTAGGAGTCTTCCAATCAAAATTGGAATGGAATCTCTTGAAAAGTTAATTCTTTCAGGTTGCTCCAATCTTAAAAGCTTTCCAGAGATTGATGGCAAAATGGAATGCCTGCTAGAGCTTTATTTAGATGGGACGGGCATTAAAGAGCTACCTATTTCAATCGGAAATCTGAGCAGTCttgttttgttaaatttgaaaGATTGCAGGAACCTTGCGGATCTCCCAGGGAGCATAGTTGGGTGTAAAAGTTTAAAATCTCTTAATATTTCTGGTTGTTTTAAAGTTGAATATTTGCCAGAGAATATGCAGCAAATAGAATTCTTGGAGGAGCTTGACTTAAGTGAAACATCCATGACAAAACCACCACccttcatttttcaatttaaaaatcttaaagttCTATCTTTTAATGGGTGCAAGGTATCTTCTTCCAAGTTGCAAAAAAAACTTCCTTCTCTGTTAAAGGTAATCCAAAGAGGAAGGACAAATACTATGGCTCTGACGTTGCCTTCGTTGTTAGGTTTGAGTTCATTAACAAGGCTGAATCTAAGGGACTGCAATCTTTGTGAAGGAGATATTCCTGGTGATATTTCTCGCCTATCCTCTTTGAAAGTACTTGATCTTGGTGGTAACAATTTCATCAGCATACCTTCGTGTCTTACTCAATTTTCCAAGCTTGAATTTCTTAGATTGTCAGATTGCAGGGCGCTTAAATCGTTGCCTGATCTTTTAACAAGTATAGAATCTGTAAGAATAAATGGTTGTGCTTCTCTGGAAATAGTTGCAAATCCATCAGAAGTTTGCAATTCAAGTAATCGGTCAAATATAATAGGTGTTAATTGCTTCAGATTGACTGAGAACATCGATGCCTTAACGTTTCTGAAAAAACATCTAAAG GTATTTGGAAGAACAAGAGCAAAGTTTGACATTATTCTACCTGGAAGTGAAATCCCAGAATGGTTTAGTCAACAAAGAGGTGACTCTCCGATTAAGATAGATTTGCCTCTGGAAGTTCGGAATGATAGTCAATGGATGGGAGTTGCTTTCTGCTGCATTTTTGTCAGTAATGATGCTTCAAGGGATGAGTATCTCATGTGTAGAGCTGTTATCAACGGTAGATATTCTAGACAAGCCAATTGCAGTCAATCTAATTTCCAGGGTAGAGATTCTCGACAAGTCGATTGGAGTTGCTGGATTGTAGATAATGGTTTAGAACAGCCCGTAACGAAGGACCACATTTTAGTTCGTTATTACTCTCGTTACAAGTTGTATCCAATTTCCTTGGAAGACAAATGTGGTGAACGCGAAACCAATAATTCTGGAAAACAGGTTGCTTAG
- the LOC121203252 gene encoding disease resistance protein RPV1-like yields the protein MSSLPSTSSSIPRHKEYDVFLSFRGEDTRYNFTDHLYDALRRSGIVTFRDDPKLEAGEEIAPELFKAIQQSWCSVIVFSENYVFSGWCLEELAEIVKQKEENGHKVFPIFYGVDPSDLRKQKEKVEAAFAKHEERYKEDEEKIRRWRNALTEVANIKGWHSNNRHESEFIGDIVKRISAKLCQTYPIDHDELVGINPSLVELHSEIEIGEDDIRIIGICGMGGIGKTTLARVVYDQMSPHFEGKSFLADVREVSEKCGVVSLQKQLLSQILFEESFNFFNVHEGKTIISHRLSHKRVLVVLDDVDNLQHLKCLAGRRDWFSLGSRIIVTTRDEHLL from the exons ATGTCCTCTTTGCCCTCAACTTCCTCGTCTATTCCTAGACACAAAGAATATGACGTATTCTTGAGTTTTAGAGGTGAAGATACTCGTTATAACTTCACAGACCATCTCTATGATGCTTTGAGAAGGAGCGGAATCGTCACTTTCAGGGATGATCCAAAGCTGGAGGCCGGCGAAGAGATTGCACCTGAGCTCTTTAAAGCAATTCAACAATCATGGTGCTCAGTAATCGTTTTCTCGGAAAACTACGTCTTTTCAGGTTGGTGCTTGGAGGAACTTGCTGAGATTGTTAAACAAAAGGAGGAGAATGGTCATAAAGTATTTCCAATTTTCTATGGTGTGGATCCATCTGATttgagaaaacaaaaagagaaagttGAAGCAGCTTTTGCCAAACACGAAGAGAGATAcaaggaagatgaagaaaagatCCGAAGGTGGAGAAATGCTTTAACTGAAGTGGCTAATATCAAGGGATGGCACTCAAATAatag GCATGAATCAGAATTTATTGGAGACATTGTTAAAAGAATATCAGCAAAGTTATGTCAAACATATCCAATTGACCATGATGAGTTAGTTGGAATCAATCCAAGCTTGGTTGAGTTGCATTCGGAAATAGAAATTGGGGAAGATGACATCCGTATCATAGGAATTTGTGGTATGGGTGGCATTGGCAAAACGACTCTTGCAAGAGTTGTTTACGATCAAATGTCACCTCATTTTGAAGGTAAAAGCTTTCTTGCTGATGTTCGAGAAGTTTCAGAAAAATGTGGAGTTGTTTCTTTACAGAAACAATTACTTTCCCAAATCTTGTTTGAGGAAAGCTTCAATTTTTTCAATGTTCATGAAGGGAAAACCATAATTAGCCACAGGTTGTCTCACAAAAGAGTTCTTGTTGTTCTTGATGATGTTGATAACCTACAGCACTTGAAATGCTTGGCTGGAAGGCGTGATTGGTTTAGTTTAGGGAGCAGAATCATTGTAACAACAAGAGATGAACATTTGCTCTGA